From Nymphaea colorata isolate Beijing-Zhang1983 chromosome 6, ASM883128v2, whole genome shotgun sequence, a single genomic window includes:
- the LOC126410159 gene encoding branchpoint-bridging protein-like: protein MARCIEEDWARTQKDHQKKASQHSQGGRTQVKRHHFAGRTRPYERRDDRTFRRNQPTRSEATQGSVATPTSQRCPTCSRVHPGKPCYREIGACLHCGRMGHFIKDCPLRKERELKKPEAGPSSARQTTGRVYATTVEELQAHDLVEGFGVPGAAG from the exons atggcaagatgtatagaagaagactgggcgaggacacagaaggatcaccagaagaaagcaagccagcattcacaaggtggacgaacCCAGGTGAAGCGCCACCACTTTGcaggcaggacaaggccttatgagaggcgggatgatcgaactttcagacggaaccagccaacccgtagtgaggccacccaggggtcagtggctactccgacttctcagaggtgccctacttgttcGCGTGTGCACCCTGGAAAGCCGTGCTATCGAGAGATCGGAGCTTGCTTACACTGTGGAAGGATGGggcactttatcaaggattgtcccttaaggaaagaaagagagttgaagaagccagaggccggtccttctagcgcacgacagacgactggacgtgtctatgctactaccgtggaggagcttcaggcacacgaccttgttgaag gttttggtgtacccggggcagcaggctga